In the Brienomyrus brachyistius isolate T26 chromosome 20, BBRACH_0.4, whole genome shotgun sequence genome, one interval contains:
- the LOC125715610 gene encoding calpain-2 catalytic subunit-like, producing the protein MSNIAAYLAQKKARAEGEGSNDRAIPFNKQDFQALQQQCLQSRSLFCDDSFRAEPASLGYNELGRYSPKTRGVEWKRPTELCAKPQFIVDGANRTDICQGALGDCWLLAAIASLTLDQDILARVVPQGQSFQENYAGIFHFQFWQYGEWVDVVIDDRLPTREGKLLFVHSAEGSEFWSALLEKAYAKLNGCYEALSGGSTTEGFEDFTGGISEMYELDKAPPYLFKVIQKALRLGSLLGCSIDITSSSETEAITRQQLVKGHAYSVTAAEEVSYYGRPMQLVRIRNPWGQVEWTGPWSDNSREWDGVRREEKEMLDIQAEDGEFWMAYSDFIRQFSKLEICNLTPDTLTSDTVARWNHYQFDGTWVMGATAGGCRNNAATFCSNPQFTIKLEEVDDDPHDGVDGCTFLMGLMQKDGRREKRFGRDLNTIGFAIYKVPDEYLGRTNIHLGPDVLLRQRAVAMSSTFINMREVSSRFKLPPGHYIVVPSTFEPHKKGAFVLRFFSEKQAATSPMEDDVQSEVQEHDISEHDVDPHFKHLFLQISGPDAEVSPFELVQILNSIVSKRSDIKTDGFSLDTCRNIVSLFDKSGNSKLGLLEFHALWMKMQKYLEIFKTYDTDNSGTMSSHEMRDALAAAGFQVNSTILQVIVSRYADTEYGIDFDSFVACLIRLEMLFNMFKTLDKMNSGKIELDISQWLCLALH; encoded by the exons ATGTCGAACATCGCAGCTTACCTGGCTCAGAAGAAGGCCCGGGCCGAGGGTGAGGGCAGCAATGACAGGGCCATTCCCTTCAACAAGCAGGACTTCCAGGCTTTGCAGCAGCAGTGCCTGCAGAGCCGGAGCCTGTTCTGCGATGACAGCTTCCGCGCCGAGCCAGCCTCGCTTGGCTACAATGAGCTGGGCCGCTACTCGCCCAAGACCAGGGGAGTGGAGTGGAAGAGACCCACG GAGCTTTGTGCAAAACCTCAGTTCATTGTCGACGGAGCAAATCGGACCGATATCTGTCAGGGAGCTCTGG GGGACTGCTGGCTGTTGGCAGCCATCGCGTCCTTGACCTTGGACCAAGACATCCTGGCACGGGTGGTTCCACAAGGACAGAGCTTCCAGGAGAACTATGCTGGCATTTTCCATTTCCAG TTTTGGCAATATGGCGAGTGGGTGGACGTGGTGATCGATGACCGGCTGCCCACCAGAGAGGGGAAGTTACTGTTCGTCCACTCTGCTGAGGGATCTGAGTTCTGGAGCGCCCTGCTGGAGAAGGCCTACGCCAA ACTGAATGGCTGTTATGAGGCTTTGAGTGGAGGGTctaccactgagggctttgagGATTTCACTGGTGGCATCTCAGAGATGTACGAGCTTGATAAAGCTCCACCTTACCTCTTCAAGGTCATCCAGAAGGCTCTGAGACTAGGCTCACTACTGGGATGTTCTATCGAT ATCACCAGCAGCAGCGAAACCGAGGCCATCACCCGTCAGCAGCTGGTGAAAGGTCACGCTTATTCAGTCACCGCAGCAGAGGAG GTCAGCTATTACGGCAGGCCCATGCAGCTGGTGCGGATCAGAAACCCCTGGGGGCAAGTGGAGTGGACAGGACCTTGGAGTGATAA TTCAAGGGAATGGGACGGTGTCCGTCGTGAGGAGAAGGAAATGCTGGACATTCAAGCTGAGGATGGAGAGTTCTG GATGGCCTACTCAGACTTCATAAGGCAGTTCTCCAAGTTGGAGATCTGTAACCTGACACCCGACACACTGACCAGCGACACGGTGGCTCGCTGGAACCATTACCAATTTGACGGCACTTGGGTCATGGGTGCCACTGCTGGAGGTTGCAGGAATAACGCAG CCACCTTCTGCTCCAACCCCCAGTTCACGAtcaagctggaggaggtggatgATGACCCCCACGATGGCGTTGATGGATGCACCTTCCTCATGGGCCTTATGCAAAAGGATGGCCGCAGGGAGAAACGCTTTGGCCGGGACCTCAACACCATCGGTTTCGCCATTTACAAG gTTCCAGATGAG TACTTGGGCCGCACCAACATCCACCTGGGCCCTGACGTGCTCCTGAGGCAGCGCGCCGTGGCCATGAGCAGCACCTTCATCAACATGCGTGAGGTCAGCAGCCGCTTCAAGCTACCGCCTGGCCATTACATCGTGGTCCCCTCCACCTTTGAGCCACACAAGAAGGGAGCCTTTGTCCTCCGCTTCTTCTCCGAGAAGCAGGCTGCCACCAG TCCTATGGAAGATGATGTCCAATCAGAAGTACAGGAG CATGATATTTCTGAACATGATGTGGATCCTCATTTCAAACACCTGTTCTTGCAGATTTCTGGGCCA GATGCTGAGGTGTCTCCGTTTGAGCTTGTGCAAATTCTAAACAGCATAGTCTCTAAAA GATCTGATATAAAGACAGATGGATTTAGCCTCGACACCTGCCGCAACATCGTCAGCCTTTTTGAT AAAAGTGGAAACTCCAAGCTGGGCCTCCTTGAGTTCCATGCTCTATGGATGAAGATGCAGAAATACCTG GAAATCTTCAAGACATACGACACTGACAATTCTGGCACCATGAGTTCCCATGAGATGCGAGATGCTCTAGCAGCTGCAG GGTTCCAGGTGAACAGCACTATTCTCCAAGTCATTGTTTCACGCTACGCTGACACAGAGTACGGCATCGACTTTGATTCCTTTGTGGCCTGCCTGATCCGCCTGGAGATGCTCTTCA